The Natrinema saccharevitans genome includes the window CCCGGTCCCGTTCCTGCCCTTCGGCCCGGATCAGGCGCGTTCCCTGAACTTCGACAACACCGTCGCCGACAACGACGTGACCGCGTTCGGTCGCGATCCGGCCGACCTGACGACGCTCGCCTCGTATCTCGGCCTCGCGGGAACCGGCCGCCGGGAGCGGCCGGCGGGAACTGCCTGATCGCGTGCCTCCTCGACCGGGTCGGCCCCGGTCCCGTTCGGCGGCGATCACGCCCGAAACGTAATATAAAAAACACCATTGGGCGAGGTAAAATTTCGTTCACACCTCGTAATATCGGGTGTTTCGCTGCTTCTACGCGGCGCTCTCGAGCAATAGTGTATTAATCGAGAATTTCAGATTAGCACAAGACTTATATCCTCTATCCCACTGTTACCAATCCAACGGAGCCCCCTGATAAACAATGAAGCTGGCGATGATCGGATTCGGACAGGCCGGTGGCAAAATCGTCGATCGGTTCCTCGATTACGACGATCGGACGGGAAGCGGAATCGTCCGGGCAGCGATCGCTGTCAACTCCGCGAAAGCGGACCTCATGGGCCTGGAGAATATTCCACAGGAGAATCGCGTACTCATCGGCCAGGCCCGCGTGAAGGGCCACGGCGTGGGTGCTGACAACGAACTCGGCGCGGAAGTCGCCGAGGAGGACATCGACGAGGTCCAGAACGCGATCGACGCGATCCCGACCCACGAGGTCGACGCCTTCCTCATCGTCGCCGGGATGGGCGGCGGCACCGGGAGCGGCGGCGCGCCGGTCCTCGCGAAACACCTCCAGCGGATCTACACGATCCCCGTCTACGGCCTCGGCGTCCTTCCGGGTACCGACGAGGGCGGGATCTACACGCTCAACGCGGCGCGATCCTTCCAGACGTTCGTCCGCGAGGTCGACAACCTGCTCGTCTTCGACAACGACTCCTGGCGACAGACCGGCGAGTCCGTCGAGGGCGGCTACGAGCAGATCAACGAGGAGATCGTCCGCCGCTTCGGCATCCTCTTTGGCGCCGGCGAAGTCGGCGACGGCCAGGAGGTCGCCGAGAGCGTCGTCGACTCCTCGGAGATCATCAACACGCTTTCCGGCGGTGGCGTCTCGACCGTCGGCTTCGCTTCGGAGGAGGTCGAGATGAACACGGGCGGCGGCCTCCTCTCTCGCTTTACCGGCGAAGGCGGAAGCGAGGACGACTTGGACGCCGCGAACACGACCAACCGCATCACGAGCCTCGTCCGCAAGGCCGCGCTCGGCCGGCTCACGCTCCCCTGTGAGATCGAGGGCACCGAGCGCGCCTTGCTCGTCCTCTCCGGTCCCTCCGAGTATCTCAACCGGAAAGGTATCGAACGCGGCCGCAAGTGGCTCGAGGAGGAAACGGGTAGCATGGAAGTTCGCGGCGGCGACTTCCCGCGATCGGAGCCCGAGGTGTCCGCTGCGATCTTGCTCTCCGGCGTGACCAACGTCCCCCGGATCAAGCGACTGCAGCAGGTCGCCATCGAGGCACAGGACAACATCGACGACATCCAGCAGGAGAGCGAGGAGAACCTCGAGGAACTCGTCGAGGACGACGAGGACGAACTCGAGCCGCTGTTCTAGGCCGCCGCTCTTTCGACGACCGACGGGGCGAGCGCCGCGCTCGCCGGGAGGGGACAGTCGATCGCCAGCGTTCTCGAGCGCCGATGGCCACCGTCGGCCGCCCTCGATCTTCGCTCCGACGTGTTTTTGAGGCCGCCCCGGCTACCGCAACTAGACTCACATGCGCGTCGTGGTTCCGTTCGCCGCCGAGACGCCGAAGACGCGGCTCGAGTCCGTCCTCTCCCCGGCCGAGCGCTCGGCGTTCGCCCGCGCCATGCTCGCGGACGTGCTTCGTGCGATCGTCCGCGCGGGCCACGAGCCCGCCGTCGTCTCGACCGCGCCGCTGGACCTCGCGGCGCTCGAGACGCCGGGCGAGGTCGCCGCGGCGGCGTCGCTGACGGTCGACGACCGCCCGCTGACCGAGGCGGTCAACGCTCGGCTCCCGACCGACGACGGGGCCGACCCCGTCGCCGTTGTCATGGCCGATCTCGCCCTCGCGACGCCCGACGCGCTCGAGGCCCTCACAACCGCCGCGGCCGACGTCGCGATCGCGCCCGGTCGTGGCGGCGGCACTAACGCCCTCGTCGTCGACCACCCCGCGTTCCGCGTCGACTATCACGGCCTCTCCTATCTCGACCACCGCGGGATCGCCCGCGAGATCGGCGCGACCCTCGAGACGGTCGATTCCTTCCGGCTCGGGAGCGACATCGACGAGCCTGCCGACCTCGTCGAGGTCCTCGTCCACGGCCGCGAGAGCGACCGCGCGCCCGCCGTCCTCCGCGAGTTCGGCTTCGAACTCGAGCGCCGCGACGGCCGGGTCGCCGCGGTCCGCGACGGTGGCCCGACGGCGTGACGGCCCATAGTTGCCGCGAAGTGAAGGCCTTATGTGCCGAGCCACGACAATCGGAGGTAATGGTTTCCGGGGCCAGCGAGTACGGCGTCGACGTCGCGGTCGAGGAGGGGGCCGTCGACGATCTCCTCCAGGTCAGCCCGAGCGATGTCGACGCGCCGCCGGCGCTTACGTTCTCGCGGAACGTCTTCGTGCCGCTGACGACGGCTTGTCGTTACACCTGTACCTACTGCACCTACTTCGACCCGCCGGGTCAGGCCGAGTTGCTCTCGCTCGAGGAGGTCCGCGAGATCTGTCGGCGCGGAGCCGACGCCGGCTGTACGGAGGCGCTGTTTACCTTCGGTGACGATCCGGACGACCGCTACACCGAGATTCACGCGCAACTCGAGGCGTGGGGCCACGACTCGATCCACACCTACCTGCGGGAAGCCTGCAAGGTGGCGCTCGAGGAGGGGCTGCTCCCGCACGCCAATCCGGGCGATCAGACCCGCGAGCAGATGTCCGAAGTCGCCGACGTCAACGCCAGCATGGGCGTGATGCTCGAGACGACCGCCGAGGTCGGGGCCCACGCCGGGCCGCGGCGCAAGGTGCCCGGCCAGCGCCTGCGCACCCTCCAAAACGCGGGCGAACTCGACGTGGCCTTCACGACCGGGATTCTGGTGGGGATCGGCGAAAACTGGCGCGACCGCGCCGAGAGCCTGCTTGCCATCCGGGACCTCCACGAGCGCTACGACCACATCCAGGAGGTGATCGTCCAGCCCGTGGTGGAGAACGAACGCTGGTCCGGCGGCTCGCCCGACCTCGCGACGATGCGGCAGGTGACGGCGATGGCGCGGGCCGCCTTACCCGAGGAGGTCTCGGTCCAGGTGCCGCCGAACCTCGCCCCCGCAAAGGACCTGATCGACTGCGGCGTCGACGATCTGGGCGGCGTCTCGCCGGTCACCGACGACCACATCAACCCAGAGTACACGTGGCCCGCCCTGCGCGAACTCGAGGAGATCGCCGCGAGCGCGGGCGTGCCGCTCGGCGAACGGCTACCGGTCTACGAGCGGTTCCTGCCGTCCGGCCTCCGGACCGACGGCTTCGACGGCCGACTTGCCGACGGCGCGGACGGCGACCGGGAGTGGATCTCGGAGACGATTCGGGACGCGCTCGCGGCCGACGACGCGGCCGGCAATCGGTATCGAACGGTGCTTCGGGACGGGGCCGCACCGCAGGCGTGAGTTCGCCGAACGCAAAGGAGCGAGACGCGGTGAGTCCACGGCCGTCGTCGCCTCGAATCTCGAGCCGTGAGCCGGCTACTCCCGCTCGAGGCGGTCCGGCACCGCGGCATAGCCACAGGGGGCGGCGGTGCCGTCGCCGGGGCCGCTGACGGTCACGACCCAGACGGGGCGGCCACAGTGTGGACAGTCGGGGAGCGACGACTCGATGGGGTCGTCGTCAGGCATCGTGATCACCGGTGCTTGTGGGTTGGAGTGGTGACTCGAGGGGCGTCGCTGCTCGTCGGGGTTGGTTCCACCGTCGCGCGGGACGTTTATTTAGCACCTCCGATGAGAAAAAAGAGTGGGTTCACCACGAGATGGATCCTGAAATTATAATCAGGGGCGAAGAAAACCATCGCTGTGGCGACAGTATACGCGGTTTCACGAGACTAACGCGAAGAGTGTCACAAACACACCGATACCCATGTACAGAACGTCTGTCCATACGATTGATCCTATTTGGGCTGTCAAAGACAAGATTCCAAAAAATACCGTGATCTGCAATCCAAGAACCGAGAGTATAATATCTCTATTCTCCATGTAGAGTATTATTACTTCCTTGGTGATAAATTTTCATGGTATAGATCGGAATTGCCAAGGCACTCGCGGCCGGTCCCTCGACTGCAGTTGAGATCAGTGCCGAAACTGAGGCAGTTCGTCACGCCGTCACTCGGCGAAGTAGTCCTCGTGAAGCGCCAGTCCCTCGTCCTCGAGGACCGGTCCCTCGACGATCGTCTCGGCGTCGGCGCGCTCGATCACCTCCGCGCAGGGGATCTCGATCACGCCGTCGTCCCGGATCTCGGCGAGCGAGTCGACGGACACGCTGTAGACGACTCGTCCGAGCCCGGCGTAGACGATCGCGCTCGTACACATCGGGCAGGGTTCGGTGCTGGTATACATCGTACAGGTCGCCCGTTCGCTCGGCTCGAGTTCGCGTGCGGCCCACCGAGCAAGCTTGAACTCGGGGTGGGCCGACACGTCGTCGTCAGTCAGGGTGGTGTTCTCCGCGGTCCGGACGACCGCATCGTCGACGACGAGCAGGGAACCGAAGGGCGTGTTGCCGTTCTCGACCGCCGATTCCGCGAGATCGATCGCCTGCCGCACGTACGAGTCGTCGGTTGCCATAGCGGCCGTTCGGCCGCCGGTCCCGAAACGCTTCCCCCTCGAGGAGTTACGTGCAGGAGAAGCCGCCGTCGACGACCAGCGCCTGCCCGGTGATCCAGTCGGCCTCGTCGCTGGCCAGGAACAGCATGGCGTTGGCGATGTCCTCGGGCTCGCCCAGCCGCTTGAGCGGGTAGTGACGGGACATCTCCGCTTTGGTCGCTTCCCACTCCTCCTCGGTGCGGTTCTGTCGAGGCATCGCCGTGTCGGTGACGCCCGGACAGACCGCGTTCGCCCGGACGCCGGCCGGGCCGACCTCCGCCGCGACGGTCCGCGTGAAGTTGACGACCGCCCCCTTCGACAGCGAGTAGGCACCCAGTTGCGGCGCGCCGATAACGCCCGCCAGCGACGCCGTGTTGACGATCGCGCCCGACCCCTGCTCCTTGAAGTGGGGAATCACGGCGTGACAGCCGTTCCAGACGCCCTTGACGTTGACGTCCATGACCCGGTCGCGCTCGCCCTCGGCGATCTCCTCGACCGTCGCTCGCTCGTGGCTCACGCCGGCGTTGTTCAGCATGATATCGAGGCCGAACTCGGCGACCGCCTCGTCGACGGCCGCGTGGACCGCGTCGGCGTCCCGAACGTCCAACTCGACGGCGGTGCCCGCTTGCCCCGCCTCCTCGACGCGAGCGACGGTCTCCGCGGCGCTCTCGTGATCGATGTCGGCCGCGACGATCGTCGCTCCTTCCTCGGCGAACAGTTGCGCTGCTTCCCGCCCGAGGCCGGATCCTGCACCCGTGATAAACGCTGTCTTGCCTTCGAGTCGCATACCCACACGTTATCGGGATACCGTATAATGATTGTCACCGATTCTGGACATCGACCGTCGATCGGCTCGAGGACCGAACAGCGTTATGCACCTTCGCCGACGGCTATCTCGCATGCACGTCGATCTCACCCAGCCGATCGAGACGGGGATGCAGACCTACCCAGGCGACCTCGCGGTCGCCGTCCGCCCCCACGCGACCCACGCGGCGGACGGCGCTCGCGTCTCGAGCCTCGAGTGTGGCAGTCACACCGGTACTCACGTCGACGCGCCGGCACACACCGAAGCAGACGGCAAACCGCTCGAGTCGTACCCGATCGAGCGCTTCGTTTTCGACGCGGTTCGGATCGATTGCCGCGACCTCGGGGCCCGCGAGCCGATTCCGGCGGACCGAATTCCGGACGGCGACGCCGACCTCGTGGCCTGCTGGACCGGCTGGGACGCCCACTGGGGGACCGATCGGTACCTCGATCACCCCTATCTTTCGCCCGCTGCGGCCGAGACGTGCGTCGAACGGGGCTACGACGTGGCCGTGGACGCGCTCAACCCCGATCCCACGCCGACGGACGACGCCACTGCGGACGAGCCCGAGGGGTTCCAGGTCCACCACGCGCTGCTCGGGAACGACCTGCTGATCCTCGAGAACCTGACGAACCTCGAGGCGGTCGGGGATCGGTTCGAACTCCGGGCCTACCCGATGGCCCTCGCGAGCGACGGTGCGCCGGTGCGGGCCGTCGGCGTCGAGTACATGGAATAGCAGTGCCACCCCCATCGCGCAGTTCACAGTTTCGAAGCGACGACTGCGTGGTGACGAATCGGCTACCGACGTCGTCGATAGACGCCGGGAAGCGTTCGGCCGACGCGGAGCGGCCGTTCGCTGCTCGCGACAGTCCGATCGAAGCCCGGGACTACGCGTCGCGGAGCAGTCGTCGA containing:
- a CDS encoding tubulin/FtsZ family protein, with the translated sequence MKLAMIGFGQAGGKIVDRFLDYDDRTGSGIVRAAIAVNSAKADLMGLENIPQENRVLIGQARVKGHGVGADNELGAEVAEEDIDEVQNAIDAIPTHEVDAFLIVAGMGGGTGSGGAPVLAKHLQRIYTIPVYGLGVLPGTDEGGIYTLNAARSFQTFVREVDNLLVFDNDSWRQTGESVEGGYEQINEEIVRRFGILFGAGEVGDGQEVAESVVDSSEIINTLSGGGVSTVGFASEEVEMNTGGGLLSRFTGEGGSEDDLDAANTTNRITSLVRKAALGRLTLPCEIEGTERALLVLSGPSEYLNRKGIERGRKWLEEETGSMEVRGGDFPRSEPEVSAAILLSGVTNVPRIKRLQQVAIEAQDNIDDIQQESEENLEELVEDDEDELEPLF
- the cofC gene encoding 2-phospho-L-lactate guanylyltransferase translates to MRVVVPFAAETPKTRLESVLSPAERSAFARAMLADVLRAIVRAGHEPAVVSTAPLDLAALETPGEVAAAASLTVDDRPLTEAVNARLPTDDGADPVAVVMADLALATPDALEALTTAAADVAIAPGRGGGTNALVVDHPAFRVDYHGLSYLDHRGIAREIGATLETVDSFRLGSDIDEPADLVEVLVHGRESDRAPAVLREFGFELERRDGRVAAVRDGGPTA
- the cofG gene encoding 7,8-didemethyl-8-hydroxy-5-deazariboflavin synthase subunit CofG; protein product: MVSGASEYGVDVAVEEGAVDDLLQVSPSDVDAPPALTFSRNVFVPLTTACRYTCTYCTYFDPPGQAELLSLEEVREICRRGADAGCTEALFTFGDDPDDRYTEIHAQLEAWGHDSIHTYLREACKVALEEGLLPHANPGDQTREQMSEVADVNASMGVMLETTAEVGAHAGPRRKVPGQRLRTLQNAGELDVAFTTGILVGIGENWRDRAESLLAIRDLHERYDHIQEVIVQPVVENERWSGGSPDLATMRQVTAMARAALPEEVSVQVPPNLAPAKDLIDCGVDDLGGVSPVTDDHINPEYTWPALRELEEIAASAGVPLGERLPVYERFLPSGLRTDGFDGRLADGADGDREWISETIRDALAADDAAGNRYRTVLRDGAAPQA
- a CDS encoding nucleoside deaminase, with amino-acid sequence MATDDSYVRQAIDLAESAVENGNTPFGSLLVVDDAVVRTAENTTLTDDDVSAHPEFKLARWAARELEPSERATCTMYTSTEPCPMCTSAIVYAGLGRVVYSVSVDSLAEIRDDGVIEIPCAEVIERADAETIVEGPVLEDEGLALHEDYFAE
- a CDS encoding SDR family NAD(P)-dependent oxidoreductase — protein: MRLEGKTAFITGAGSGLGREAAQLFAEEGATIVAADIDHESAAETVARVEEAGQAGTAVELDVRDADAVHAAVDEAVAEFGLDIMLNNAGVSHERATVEEIAEGERDRVMDVNVKGVWNGCHAVIPHFKEQGSGAIVNTASLAGVIGAPQLGAYSLSKGAVVNFTRTVAAEVGPAGVRANAVCPGVTDTAMPRQNRTEEEWEATKAEMSRHYPLKRLGEPEDIANAMLFLASDEADWITGQALVVDGGFSCT
- a CDS encoding cyclase family protein, with protein sequence MHVDLTQPIETGMQTYPGDLAVAVRPHATHAADGARVSSLECGSHTGTHVDAPAHTEADGKPLESYPIERFVFDAVRIDCRDLGAREPIPADRIPDGDADLVACWTGWDAHWGTDRYLDHPYLSPAAAETCVERGYDVAVDALNPDPTPTDDATADEPEGFQVHHALLGNDLLILENLTNLEAVGDRFELRAYPMALASDGAPVRAVGVEYME